CCAAGCTCGGCACGATCGATCTGGAGACGGACGCCGAGGGAGCGCTGGCCGCCTACTATGCCTATGAGCGGCGACGCAACGCAACCTACATGCATTACGCGCTTGCCGATGCGCCGAGCATGGAAGAGGCCGACAAGTTCGTCGAAAGCGTTGTGGCAGGAGAGACCGGCGAAGAGGGGGAAGGCTACGCCGGAGTCGCGCTCAATCTCGTCGATGCGCTGCAGACCGGAAAGCCCTGCTATACGGGCCTCAACGTCCGCAACGAGGGCGCGATCGACGGCCTGCGTGCCGACGACGTCGTGGAAGTGAGCTGCGTAGTCGACAAGAGCGGTATCAGACCGCTCAAAATCGGCGCCATGCCCGAAGCTCAGGCGCAGCTCGTCCAGAACGTCAAGCGCTATGAGCGGTTGGCCGTCCGCGCGATCAAGGAGCGGAGCCACAAACTCGCCGTCGAGGCGCTGATGGCGCACCCGCTGGTACTCTCCTATTCGCGTGCGGTACCACTGGTCGACGAATATCTTGCTGCCCACGCGCCATATGCAGGTGACTGGTCGTGAATGACGCTCTTGGTTCCCGCTACGACGTGATGGTGGTCGGAGAGTACTACTTCGACCTGATCTTCCGCGGTCTCCCGGACGTGCCGAAGATCAGTGCCGATCTTTGGGCCGAAGAGTTCGAGTGGGTGCCGGGTGCCGCCTATTCGACGGCGCTGGCGCTTGCTCGCCTCGGCACCAGAGCGGGGTGGTGGTGCACCTTCGGGAACGACATCTTCAGCCGCATGATCATCGACGAAGCGCGGCGGGAAAATATCGACGACGGCCTCTTCATCCATCTGGACAAGCCGTTGCGCCGTGTGAGTGCGGCATTCTCGTTCGCGCATGACCGCGGCTTCATCAGCTATGCCGAGCAGCCGGACCCGCTGCCGAAGCCGGGGGATCTCGATCGCATAAGGCCACGCATCCTGCTGCTTCAGGGCTTCTCGCTCGACCAGGAGCGGCGCACGCTCGTCCAGGCGGCGCGCGATCTCGGTATTATCGTCTGCTCCGACCTGCAGCACGTTGACTACAAGCTCTCGACGCCCGGCATTGAAGAGATGCTGAGGCTGATCGATGTCTTCCTGCCGAATTCCTCCGAGGCGAAGGCATTGACCGGCGAGGATGACGTCGAGCGCGCGCTCGCCTCGATCGCCCGTTTCTGCCCGACTGTCGTCATCAAATGCGGCGCCGACGGCGCCATCGCCTCCTCGAAGGGAGAGAACTGCCGCGTGCCGGCGCTCGCCGTCGACGTGTTCGACACGACCGGTGCCGGCGACTGCTTCAATGCCGGCTTCGTCCACGGCATGCTCAACGAGCCGGACCTGCGCGGCGCAATCGAAATCGCCGTCATCTGCGGTTCGCTCGCCGTGACCGGCTATGGCGGCCGCAATCTGCCTTTCGAGAAAGATCTTACGAAATATCGGCGGCGGGAGGCCGCGATATAGCGACGTTCACAAGAGAACGAATGAGGGAACGACATGAAACACAAACTGAAAATGCTGGCAGGCATGGCCGTGGTGGCCTTCGCATCGGCGCTCCCGGCAAAAGCCGAAACGGTCTCGATGTTCTGCTCCGCGACCGACTACGAATTGTGTGAAAGGGCCGTCGCGAAGTGGTCGGAGAAAACCGGCAACGACGTGAAGCTCAACCGCATGCCGCAGAACCTCGATGATGCGATCCCGATCTACCAGCAGCTTTTCGCGGCTCAATCGTCGGACATCGACGTGCTCTATATCGACGTCATCTGGCTTGGCATGTTCAAGGATCATCTGCTCGATGTCACGTCGATGATCCCGCAGGACGAGGTGAAGGCGCATTTCGCCTCCGCCACGGATGCCGCGCGCCTCGACGGCAAGCTTCTGGCGATGCCCTTCTATATCGACACTGGGCTGATGTTCTATCGCAAGGACCTGCTCGAGAAATACGGCAAAGAGCCGCCGAAGACCTGGGATGAAATGACCGCGACCGCGAAGGAGATCCAGGACGCCGAGCGCAAGGCCGGAAACCCGGATATGTGGGGCTATGCCTGGCAGGGCCGCAGCTACGAGGGCCTGACCTGCGATGCGCTCGAATGGATCGCCTCGGCTGGCGGCGGAACCATCATCTCCGACGATGGCGAGGTCACCATCAACAGCCCCGTGACGGAAGCGGCGCTCACCCGTGCGCGCGGCTGGATCGGCACGATTTCGCCCGAGGGCGTCCTCAACTACGACGAGGAAAATTCGCGCGCCCTCTTCGAAAGCGGCAATGCCGTGTTCCATCGTAACTGGCCCTATGTCTGGGGCACGTCGCAGGCGGAAGGCGGCAAGCTTGTCGGCAAGGTAGGTGTCTCCGCCCTTCCGCTCGGAGTCGAGGGGCAGAAGTCAAGCGGCTCGCTCGGCACGGCCTATCTCGGGGTCTCGAAGTATTCCGAGAAGCAGGAGCTCGCGGCTGACCTGCTACGCTACATGGTAGGCTCCGAGGACCAGAAGATGCGCGCGATCGACGGCGGCTACAACCCGACTGTCGCGGCACTTTACGAAGACGCCGACGTACTGGCGAAGATCCCCTTCCTCGGCATGGCAAAGACGGCCTTCGAGGAATCGGTCGCCCGTCCGTCCGCGGCGACCGGCAAGAACTACAACCGCATTTCCCGCACGTTCTACCGTGCTGTCCATGACATCATCTCCGGCAAGGACGATGTCGCGAAGGAACTCGCCGATCTCGAACGGCGGCTGCAGCGCGACGTGAAAGCGGGCGAATGATGAACGCGGCACCTCCGAGGGGATCCTTCGGAGGTGCCTTTTCGCAAACATTGCAGTTCGATGCGATGAGTTCCCGATGGCGAAGCCTATTGTCTTCGACGGACCCGAGGAAATGGGCTCCTATGTTGCCGCGCAGATCCTGACCGGTATCGACAGGGCTGCCCGCGATGGAAAACGCTATCTTCTCGGTTGCCCGACCGGGCCCACGCCTTTCGGGCATTCGCTTCCATCGACGAGGTGCCGACGCATGGGATAAGTGTCGGGCTGAGGACGATCAGCGAGGCGCGCAAGTGCAGGCTGTTTTTGAGCGGCGGCGGTAAGTGGGAGGCGCTGAGGCGCATAACAACGGCAGGCAACTTCGACGCCGACTGGCTCGCGACCATCGTGCTCGAATGCAGCGACAGAGAAATCCTGGCCGACCGCGCCGCGGCAGGCCTTTGAAGGACAGCGGAATGGCTTCAGTCACCTTGAAAAACGTCAGCAAGAGCTTCGGCGCCTACGACGTCATCCGGTCGATCGATCTGGAAATCGCGGATGGCGAGTTCACGGTGTTCGTCGGCCCGTCGGGTTGCGGGAAGTCGACGCTTTTGCGCCTGATCGCCGGGCTTGTCCCGGTCTCCGAAGGTGACGTCTTCATCGGTGGCGAGCAGGTGACCGACGTCCCGGCATCGAAGCGCGGGCTTGCCTTCGTCTTTCAATCTTATGCGCTCTACCCGCACATGAACGTTTCGCGCAACATCAGCTTCGCGCTCGAAACGGCGCGCCTCGGCAGGGACGAAATCCGCCGCCGGGTGACCAAGGTCGCGGAGATGCTGAAGATCGGCCATCTGCTCGACCGGCGCCCGCGGCAGCTTTCCGGCGGTCAGCGGCAGCGCGTAGCGATCGGCCGCGCGCTTGTCGGCCAGCCTGAGGTCTTCCTCTTCGATGAACCGCTGTCCAATCTCGACGCCGATCTGCGCATGGAAATGCGCTTCGAGATCGCCAAGCTGCATGCCGACGTGAAGACGACGATGATCTATGTGACGCACGACCAGACCGAGGCGATGACGCTCGCCGACCGGATCGTCATCCTCAATCAGGGGCGCATAGAGCAGGTCGGTCGGCCGAGGGAGCTTTATGACCGGCCGGCAAACAGGTTCGTCGCCGGTTTTCTCGGCAGTCCGCGCATGAACTTCGCGCCGCTCGACCGCACCGCCTCTGCCGGCGGCGCGCTCCGGGGCATCGGCGGCTTTTACCATGCCGCTGAACCGGTTGACGCCGACAGCCCTGTCGAGATCGGCCTCAGGCCCGAAGCCCTCAAGCTGGTGAGCGCCGAGACCAAGGGCGCGATCCGCGGAACCTTCGAGCGAATGGAAGACCTCGGCTACGAATATGTCTGCTATGTGCGCCTCAGCGAGACGCTGGTCTGGACCGTGCGCTCGACCGGAAGCCCGCCGGCATTTGCAGAGGGGCAGCCGGTCGGGCTCGCCTGGCAGCCTGAAAACCTCTATCTCTTCGCCGAAGACGGGCGACGGATCGATCACGGCGGCGCCATGCAACTGGCATCGGGAGCTTCGCTGTGAGTGCGGCCGAGAGGATGCGGCGAGAGCAGAACCGCACAGCGTGGCTGTTTCTGCTGCCGCTGATCGTCGCGCTCGTCGGCGTTGCGATCTGGCCGCTCGCGCGCAGCATCTTCTTTTCCTTCACCGACGCCTTCCTCGACGCGCCGGCGAACTACGGCTTTGTCGGGCTCGACAATTTCATAACCGTCGCCGAGGACCCAGTGTTCTGGCGCGCGGTCCAGAACACGTTGTTCTTCACGGTCATATCCGTCGGTCTGGAGACGCTGCTGGGATTGGCAATCGCGCTTTTGCTCCACCGGGCTTTCGTCGGCCGGGGCATCGTCAGGGCAGCTATCCTCGTTCCCTGGGCGATGCCGATGGTTGTCTCGACCCGGATATGGGAGTGGATGCTCAATGACCAGTTCGGCCTCGTCAACAAGCTGCTGGTGACCCTGGGCCTCGTAGAGAAGGGCATCGCTTGGACCGCCGAACCCTCGCTCATCCTCTATACGGTGATCTTCATCGATGTCTGGGTGACGACGCCGTTCATGGTGCTGCTCATTCTCGCCGGGCTCCAGCTGATTCCGGAAGAGATCTACGAGGCAGCTGAGGTTTCCGGCGTGCCGCACTGGAAGCGCTTCTGGTCGATAACGCTGCCGCTCGCGACGCCCGCGATTGGCGTCGCGATGCTGTTTCGCACGCTCGATGCGCTCAGGATGTTCGACCTCAGCTATGTGCTCGCGGCCAACAATGAAAACACGATGACGATGTCGATCTATGCCCGCGACCAGTTGATCAGCTTCCAGGACCTCGGCCTCGGCTCGGCGGCCTCCACCTGGGTGTTCATGATCATCGGGCTGATTGCGATCGTCATTGTTGGCGTCCTGCGCCTCGATCGCGCGACGGGTTGACGAAAATGGCAATGACGACGGCTGCCACGGCAAAACGCTATTCCAACAGCACCTACCGCACGATCCGGCGCGTGAAGACTTTCGGCCTCTATGCGGGTGTTGCGGCCGTGCTCGTCTACATGCTCTTTCCCTATTACTGGGCGATCGTATCGTCGACCAAATCCGGCCAGGCGCTCTATCAGTTCAGTCTGCTGCCATCACTGGATTTCGGCAACTATTGGCAGTTGTTCCACAATCCGGTTTTCATGGGCGCGCTCATAAATTCCGGTCTCGTCGCTTTCGCGAGTACGATGATCTCGCTGGTGATCGGCATTCTCGCTGCCTATGCGCTCGGGCGTCTGCATTTTTCACCCGGCCGGATCATCTTGATTGCCGTCCTGATGATCTCGATTTTCCCGCAGGTGGTGGTGCTCTCGGGAATGTTCGAAGTTATCGGCTGGCTTGGGCTCTATAACCGCCCGTCAGCGCTCATCGTCTCCTATCTTATTCTCACGCTGCCCTTCACCACCTGGATCCTGACGAGCTTCATTCGCGATCTGCCGACCGAGCTCGAGGAGGCGGCGCTCATTGATGGTTGTTCGCGGCTGAGAGTCCTGACCCATGTGCTGCTGCCGCTGATGGGGCCGGCGATCGCCAGCACCGGGCTGCTCTCGTTCATTCTGGCGTGGAACGAATTCCTGTTCGCGCTCACTTTCATCCTGACCGACGAGAACCGGACCGTGCCGGTTGCGATCGGCTTGCTCACCGGCAGCAGCCGCTACGAATATCCGTTCGGCCAGATCATGGCCGCGTCGGTGACCGTCACGTTACCGCTGCTGGTGCTGGTGCTGATTTTCCAGCGCAAGATCGTCGCTGGCCTGACGTCGGGTGCGGTGAAAGGGTAGCCGTGTTACTGACAGGCCGGCACCGCCCGCGATTCATGCAGATGATCAAAAAATAGGCGGTGCGTTCGCGTTAATTCAGCTTGCCCGGAATGCCGGGGCGATCTTTGGTTTCGGCGCGAACGGCCTCTTCGTGGTACCAGCAACCGTCGATGGCGGCGGCGCAAATGTCCTGCGCGTCGAGATCCGCCTTCTCGTCCCGGCGATTTTCCACCCTTCTCAAGGGTTTCGCGGGGAACGGATAAATCGTCGCCGACCTGCGGTACAAACTCTCGGCCATCGTCTGGTCTCCCTTGAGTTCCGTGAGGGATCATAGCGCATCGCATCCGATTTGCACATAGTTTGCGCGAAATGATGAAAACTCAATCAATTGCGCGCCGTATTTGTGGGCACGTGCTTTCGCGCGATTAAAAATTAACCGCGGCGCGGGAATTTTTACGGCGGCCATACGCTTCCGACGCAAATCTGGCTTCGCCCCGCCGTGTGGTTCGA
The genomic region above belongs to Sinorhizobium mexicanum and contains:
- a CDS encoding carbohydrate kinase family protein yields the protein MVVNDALGSRYDVMVVGEYYFDLIFRGLPDVPKISADLWAEEFEWVPGAAYSTALALARLGTRAGWWCTFGNDIFSRMIIDEARRENIDDGLFIHLDKPLRRVSAAFSFAHDRGFISYAEQPDPLPKPGDLDRIRPRILLLQGFSLDQERRTLVQAARDLGIIVCSDLQHVDYKLSTPGIEEMLRLIDVFLPNSSEAKALTGEDDVERALASIARFCPTVVIKCGADGAIASSKGENCRVPALAVDVFDTTGAGDCFNAGFVHGMLNEPDLRGAIEIAVICGSLAVTGYGGRNLPFEKDLTKYRRREAAI
- a CDS encoding ABC transporter substrate-binding protein gives rise to the protein MKHKLKMLAGMAVVAFASALPAKAETVSMFCSATDYELCERAVAKWSEKTGNDVKLNRMPQNLDDAIPIYQQLFAAQSSDIDVLYIDVIWLGMFKDHLLDVTSMIPQDEVKAHFASATDAARLDGKLLAMPFYIDTGLMFYRKDLLEKYGKEPPKTWDEMTATAKEIQDAERKAGNPDMWGYAWQGRSYEGLTCDALEWIASAGGGTIISDDGEVTINSPVTEAALTRARGWIGTISPEGVLNYDEENSRALFESGNAVFHRNWPYVWGTSQAEGGKLVGKVGVSALPLGVEGQKSSGSLGTAYLGVSKYSEKQELAADLLRYMVGSEDQKMRAIDGGYNPTVAALYEDADVLAKIPFLGMAKTAFEESVARPSAATGKNYNRISRTFYRAVHDIISGKDDVAKELADLERRLQRDVKAGE
- a CDS encoding ABC transporter ATP-binding protein translates to MASVTLKNVSKSFGAYDVIRSIDLEIADGEFTVFVGPSGCGKSTLLRLIAGLVPVSEGDVFIGGEQVTDVPASKRGLAFVFQSYALYPHMNVSRNISFALETARLGRDEIRRRVTKVAEMLKIGHLLDRRPRQLSGGQRQRVAIGRALVGQPEVFLFDEPLSNLDADLRMEMRFEIAKLHADVKTTMIYVTHDQTEAMTLADRIVILNQGRIEQVGRPRELYDRPANRFVAGFLGSPRMNFAPLDRTASAGGALRGIGGFYHAAEPVDADSPVEIGLRPEALKLVSAETKGAIRGTFERMEDLGYEYVCYVRLSETLVWTVRSTGSPPAFAEGQPVGLAWQPENLYLFAEDGRRIDHGGAMQLASGASL
- a CDS encoding carbohydrate ABC transporter permease; this encodes MSAAERMRREQNRTAWLFLLPLIVALVGVAIWPLARSIFFSFTDAFLDAPANYGFVGLDNFITVAEDPVFWRAVQNTLFFTVISVGLETLLGLAIALLLHRAFVGRGIVRAAILVPWAMPMVVSTRIWEWMLNDQFGLVNKLLVTLGLVEKGIAWTAEPSLILYTVIFIDVWVTTPFMVLLILAGLQLIPEEIYEAAEVSGVPHWKRFWSITLPLATPAIGVAMLFRTLDALRMFDLSYVLAANNENTMTMSIYARDQLISFQDLGLGSAASTWVFMIIGLIAIVIVGVLRLDRATG
- a CDS encoding carbohydrate ABC transporter permease, translating into MAMTTAATAKRYSNSTYRTIRRVKTFGLYAGVAAVLVYMLFPYYWAIVSSTKSGQALYQFSLLPSLDFGNYWQLFHNPVFMGALINSGLVAFASTMISLVIGILAAYALGRLHFSPGRIILIAVLMISIFPQVVVLSGMFEVIGWLGLYNRPSALIVSYLILTLPFTTWILTSFIRDLPTELEEAALIDGCSRLRVLTHVLLPLMGPAIASTGLLSFILAWNEFLFALTFILTDENRTVPVAIGLLTGSSRYEYPFGQIMAASVTVTLPLLVLVLIFQRKIVAGLTSGAVKG
- a CDS encoding DUF2735 domain-containing protein — encoded protein: MAESLYRRSATIYPFPAKPLRRVENRRDEKADLDAQDICAAAIDGCWYHEEAVRAETKDRPGIPGKLN